Within Deltaproteobacteria bacterium, the genomic segment AATGCCCAAATCCCGAGCCACCTCGCTAGCCTTAGCTCCACCTTCAATTACTAGCTTCACAGCTTCCTGCTTGTATTCATTACTAAATTGCCGTTTAGAT encodes:
- a CDS encoding transposase; translation: MGKASKRQFSNEYKQEAVKLVIEGGAKASEVARDLGI